The genomic interval GCGGGCCGGGTATCACACGCAGGCGATCGGGAAGATGCACGTGTGGCCGGAGCGGGCGCGGCTCGGGTTCGACGACGTCGTACTGCACGACGGGTTCCTGCACCATTCTCGGCGGGCGTACCGGCAGCAGTTCGGGTTCTTCGACGACTACGTGCCGTGGCTACGCCGGCAGCCTGGGGTGTCGCCGGACGCGGAGTACTTCGACCACGGCGTGAACTGCAACTCGGTGGTCGCGCGGCCGTGGGACAAGGCGGAGTCGTTGCATCCGACGCATTGGATCGGCACGCAGACGATCGATTGGCTGTACCGGCGCGATCCGACCAAGCCGTTCTTCCTGTACTTGTCGTTCCATCGCCCGCATCCGCCGTACGACCCGCCGGCCTGGGCGTTCGACCGGTACGACGCGTTGCCGCCGTACGAGCGTGCGCTGGGTGACTGGGAGAGCGACTGGGACGAGTTCCGCCGGGACGGGGACTACCAGGCGTCGATCGGGGATCTGCCGGACCGGGTCGTGCACCGCGCGCGAGCCGGGTACTACGGGCTGATGGCGCAGATCGATCTGCAGATCAACCGGATCCGGGAGGCGCTGGTCGACTTCGGGGTGTCCGACGACACGATCATCGCGTTCACCTCCGACCATGGCGAGATGATGGGCGACCACCGGATGTTCCGGAAGTCGGTGCCGTACGAGGGATCCGCGCGGGTCCCGTTCATCGTCGCGGACCGGGCGTCGGCGGCGGATGCGACGCGTGGCGGCGTGGTGGACCAGGTCGTCGAGCTGCGGGACGTGATGCCGACGCTGCTGGATCTGGCCGGCGTACCGATCCCGCCGTCGGTGGACGGCTGCTCGCTGGCCCCGTTCCTGCGCGGATCGTCCGTGCCGGTGCGGGAGTGGTTGCACGGTGAGCATCTGCACTTCGGGCAGTCGATCCAATGGGTGACGGACGGCAGGACGAAGTACGTGTGGGGCTCGGCGCGCGGCGTGGAGCAGCTGTTCGACCTGGAGGAGGATCCGGGGGAGCTGCGTAATCTGGTTGCCTCTCACCCCGACCTGCTGGAATTGTGGCGGGAGCGGTTGATCCAGGACCTCACCGGGCGTGAGGAAGGCTTTGTTGCCGACGGCAAGCTAGTTACCGGGCGTTCGGTCACCGCGATCCTCAGCCACACAAGGGAGCGAGTTGCTACCGCCACCACCTGACGGCTGGACCGCGATCGACATCGGCGAGTCCGACACAACGGTCTACCGCCGAGGCGATGTCATCGCGAAGTGCTGCGCCCCGACCGGTGTGGCAGAGCTCGCCGCAGAGCGCGATCGCGTGGAGTGGCTCGCAAGCACCGGCGTCCCCGGCGCAATAGTTGTGGACTGGCTCGAGTCATCGGATGGTGCCTGCCTTGTGACCTCGGTCGTACCAGGAGTGC from Kribbella sp. NBC_00709 carries:
- a CDS encoding arylsulfatase is translated as MAADRPRVVSGMRPNVVLICVDEWRGDALSCAGHPYVETPHLDELARSGVRFSRGYSATPTCVPARVALFTGQSQERHGRVGYTDGVPFEAAHPVTIQGEFRRAGYHTQAIGKMHVWPERARLGFDDVVLHDGFLHHSRRAYRQQFGFFDDYVPWLRRQPGVSPDAEYFDHGVNCNSVVARPWDKAESLHPTHWIGTQTIDWLYRRDPTKPFFLYLSFHRPHPPYDPPAWAFDRYDALPPYERALGDWESDWDEFRRDGDYQASIGDLPDRVVHRARAGYYGLMAQIDLQINRIREALVDFGVSDDTIIAFTSDHGEMMGDHRMFRKSVPYEGSARVPFIVADRASAADATRGGVVDQVVELRDVMPTLLDLAGVPIPPSVDGCSLAPFLRGSSVPVREWLHGEHLHFGQSIQWVTDGRTKYVWGSARGVEQLFDLEEDPGELRNLVASHPDLLELWRERLIQDLTGREEGFVADGKLVTGRSVTAILSHTRERVATATT